Proteins encoded together in one Deltaproteobacteria bacterium window:
- a CDS encoding CBS domain-containing protein produces MALIGEVFIADVLGKTVLDPLGEEIGKLRDIAVEGGSPFPRAAGLVLEKKKKTWFLPWADLNIFNRRIISSKKRESDLAEFQATSDQLLIGRDILDKQIVDINGAKVVRVNDVKLTEEGGAACVTDVDVGVRGILRRLGVERRGDSFFQAIRHPLRHQLISWEFIQPLETKLDRLTLALSREALSRIHPADIAQIISGMSPDERKGFFEKLDLETAAEALHELEPEVQADLITDMDKEQAADVIERMPPDEAADVIADLPAEKAQELLGLMEKEEAEDIHELLAHEEDTAGGLMINEYLAYPPGIKIGEAMERFRKDATELEAYYYIYVVEGEKLLGVLGLRDLILEDQSKPISEVMHRKLITVYADAGQETVAELISKYNLLALPVVDEENCLLGVVTVDDVVDLLLPPASRRKRRKI; encoded by the coding sequence ATGGCGCTGATCGGGGAAGTGTTCATAGCGGATGTCCTCGGAAAGACGGTCCTCGACCCGCTTGGCGAGGAGATCGGCAAGCTGCGCGACATCGCCGTCGAGGGGGGATCGCCATTTCCCCGCGCGGCGGGGCTTGTCCTGGAAAAGAAAAAAAAGACCTGGTTCCTGCCCTGGGCCGATCTGAACATCTTCAACCGGCGGATCATCTCCTCGAAGAAGCGGGAATCCGATCTCGCCGAATTCCAGGCCACATCGGACCAGCTGCTGATCGGAAGGGACATCCTCGATAAGCAGATCGTCGACATCAACGGCGCAAAGGTCGTTCGCGTCAACGACGTCAAGTTGACCGAGGAAGGCGGGGCGGCGTGCGTTACGGACGTGGACGTGGGCGTGCGAGGCATTCTGCGCCGACTGGGCGTGGAGCGTCGCGGAGACTCCTTCTTCCAGGCGATCCGGCATCCCCTGCGGCACCAGCTCATCTCCTGGGAATTCATCCAGCCGCTGGAGACGAAGCTCGACCGGCTGACCCTGGCCCTCTCGCGGGAGGCCCTTTCCAGGATCCATCCCGCGGACATCGCGCAGATCATAAGCGGCATGTCGCCCGACGAGCGGAAGGGGTTCTTCGAGAAGCTCGACCTCGAGACGGCGGCCGAGGCGCTCCACGAGCTGGAGCCGGAGGTGCAGGCCGACCTCATTACCGACATGGACAAGGAACAGGCGGCCGACGTCATCGAGCGGATGCCTCCCGACGAGGCGGCCGACGTCATCGCCGACCTCCCTGCCGAGAAGGCGCAGGAACTGCTCGGTCTTATGGAAAAGGAGGAGGCCGAGGACATCCACGAGCTGCTTGCCCACGAGGAGGACACCGCCGGCGGGCTCATGATAAACGAGTACCTCGCCTATCCTCCGGGGATCAAGATCGGGGAAGCGATGGAGCGGTTCCGGAAGGACGCGACGGAGCTCGAAGCCTACTACTACATTTACGTCGTCGAGGGGGAGAAGCTCCTTGGGGTACTCGGCCTGCGCGATCTCATATTGGAGGATCAGTCGAAACCCATAAGCGAGGTCATGCACAGGAAATTGATCACGGTGTATGCCGACGCGGGGCAGGAAACCGTGGCCGAACTTATCTCGAAGTACAACCTTCTCGCCCTGCCCGTCGTCGACGAAGAAAACTGCCTGCTGGGCGTAGTCACCGTGGACGACGTCGTCGATCTCCTGCTTCCCCCCGCCTCCCGCCGCAAGCGCCGCAAGATATAA